A genomic stretch from Buchnera aphidicola (Brevicoryne brassicae) includes:
- the mfd gene encoding transcription-repair coupling factor — translation MKITENQILKNKKIINCKYQKLPNLFNNINDQEKFNEFLSFLHTFSGKIIFSLNKKQFLKKILIFLMKYKIHPKYIKTTIDIEENLNHFYMTNEFKQEHINRKDNFLFIYTEDLLPIIDSKYALNTKDNISNVQNNYLSKLIINYPIIHVEHGIGRYQGLTTIKTASIESEYLIISYAGEDKLYVPVAYLHLISPYTTTSIENAPLHRLGGDEWNKIKKKINKTIYDHAAQLLDIYAKRKFQKGFSFKKNEKKYHVFCKDCLFEITLDQNKVIKSVLKDMCSSIPMDRLICGDVGFGKTEVAMRAAFISVSNNKQVVILVPTTLLAQQHYENFKKRFSNWSINIEILSRFQNTTKQNLIFKNTKSGHINILIGTHKLLLKEIEWYDLGLLIIDEEHRFGVNHKEIFKKRYCNIDILTLTATPIPRTLNMTMVGIKDLSIIEKPPAQRLAIKTYIQEYNPLLIRKTILREISRGGQVYYIYNKVQNIINIAEKLSKLIPEANIKIGHGQMNDIDLKKVMNKFYKNKFNVLICTTIIESGIDIPRANTIIIENADHFGLSQLHQLRGRIGRSNHQSYALFLIKDFKKITSDAKKRLEAIASVDNFGGGFSLSNQDLEIRGIGEILGKEQSGHIKSIGFSLYMKLLKNAIKLLKDGRSLSFNELSKNSVEIELYVSALLPDNYISNVNTRLFFYKRFANAENEKEVEKIKDELIKNFGKLPVFSKNLIVIAKIRLIAYRIGIKFIKCNKKMGIIEFNDDNLVNTRYLLQIFKEQPDVWKMENSIKLKFLYNSDNDHLRLLWILNLLQHLEKK, via the coding sequence ATGAAAATCACAGAAAATCAAATTTTAAAAAATAAAAAAATCATTAATTGTAAATATCAAAAATTACCAAATTTATTTAATAATATTAATGATCAAGAAAAGTTTAATGAATTCTTATCTTTTTTACATACATTTTCAGGGAAAATAATATTTTCTTTAAACAAGAAACAATTTCTAAAAAAAATTTTAATTTTTCTCATGAAATATAAAATTCATCCAAAATATATAAAAACAACTATTGATATCGAAGAAAATCTTAATCATTTTTATATGACAAATGAGTTTAAACAAGAACATATAAATAGAAAAGATAATTTTTTATTTATCTACACAGAAGATTTATTACCAATAATCGATAGTAAATATGCTTTAAATACTAAGGATAATATTTCTAATGTTCAAAACAACTATTTGTCTAAATTAATTATAAATTATCCAATTATACACGTTGAACATGGCATTGGCCGTTATCAAGGACTGACAACTATAAAAACAGCTAGTATTGAATCAGAATATTTAATTATTTCATATGCAGGAGAAGATAAATTATATGTACCTGTTGCGTATTTACATCTTATTTCACCTTATACGACAACATCAATAGAAAACGCTCCTCTTCATAGATTAGGTGGTGATGAATGGAATAAAATTAAAAAAAAAATAAATAAAACCATCTATGATCATGCTGCACAATTGTTAGATATTTATGCTAAAAGAAAATTTCAAAAGGGATTTTCATTTAAAAAAAATGAAAAAAAATACCATGTCTTTTGTAAAGATTGTTTGTTCGAAATAACGTTAGATCAAAATAAAGTTATAAAATCTGTATTGAAAGACATGTGTAGTTCTATTCCTATGGATCGTTTAATTTGCGGAGATGTAGGTTTTGGAAAAACAGAAGTAGCAATGCGAGCAGCTTTTATATCTGTATCTAATAATAAGCAAGTAGTTATTTTAGTACCAACTACTTTATTAGCACAACAACATTATGAAAATTTTAAAAAACGCTTTTCTAACTGGAGTATTAATATTGAAATATTATCTAGATTTCAAAATACTACAAAACAAAATTTAATTTTTAAAAATACTAAAAGTGGTCATATTAATATTTTAATAGGAACTCATAAACTTTTATTAAAAGAAATAGAATGGTATGACTTAGGTTTATTAATTATTGATGAAGAACATAGATTTGGTGTTAATCACAAAGAAATTTTTAAAAAAAGATACTGTAACATTGATATATTAACTTTAACAGCTACACCTATACCTCGTACTTTAAATATGACTATGGTTGGTATAAAAGACTTATCAATTATAGAAAAACCACCAGCTCAAAGATTAGCCATTAAAACTTATATTCAAGAATATAATCCTTTATTAATAAGAAAGACAATATTACGTGAAATATCAAGAGGTGGACAAGTTTATTATATATATAATAAAGTACAAAATATTATCAATATTGCTGAAAAATTATCAAAATTAATACCTGAAGCTAATATTAAAATAGGTCATGGGCAAATGAACGACATTGATTTAAAAAAAGTTATGAACAAGTTTTATAAAAATAAGTTCAATGTTTTAATTTGTACTACTATTATTGAAAGTGGTATTGACATACCGAGAGCAAACACAATTATTATTGAAAATGCTGATCATTTTGGATTATCTCAACTTCATCAATTACGTGGAAGAATCGGTAGATCCAATCATCAATCATATGCTTTATTTCTTATTAAGGATTTTAAAAAAATAACTTCTGATGCAAAAAAAAGATTAGAAGCTATTGCATCAGTTGATAATTTTGGAGGAGGTTTTTCTTTATCTAATCAAGATCTTGAAATTAGGGGTATAGGTGAAATATTAGGAAAAGAACAAAGTGGACATATAAAAAGCATAGGTTTTTCTTTATATATGAAACTTTTAAAAAATGCTATTAAGTTATTAAAAGATGGACGAAGTTTATCTTTTAATGAATTATCAAAAAATTCAGTAGAAATTGAATTATATGTTTCAGCTTTGTTACCAGATAATTATATTTCAAATGTTAATACAAGACTATTCTTTTATAAAAGATTTGCAAATGCTGAAAACGAAAAAGAAGTTGAAAAAATTAAAGATGAATTAATTAAAAATTTTGGAAAATTACCCGTATTTTCTAAGAATTTAATTGTTATTGCTAAAATTCGGTTAATAGCATATAGAATTGGTATTAAATTTATTAAATGTAATAAAAAAATGGGTATTATAGAGTTTAATGACGATAATTTAGTAAATACACGATATTTATTGCAGATATTTAAAGAGCAACCTGATGTTTGGAAAATGGAAAATTCTATAAAATTAAAATTTTTATATAATTCAGATAATGATCATTTACGTCTTTTATGGATTTTAAATTTACTACAGCATCTAGAAAAAAAATAA